The genomic region GGCCCGGTCAGCGGCCATGCCGCGCTCAAGCAATTCATCGCCGGGTTTATCGGCAACTGGACGCAAACCGATTGGGATGTCCTCACCATTATCGGTGAGGGCGATACCGTGATCGCCGAGCGGCTGGATCGCACCAAAGTGGGCGATATCGAGATTGATCTGCCCTGTTGCGGTGTCTTCGAAATGGAAGACGGCAAGATCGCTACCTGGCGCGACTATTTCGACATGGCGACCTATACCAACGCGCTCGGCGGTTAGTATCTTGGCTGGCTAACCTTCTTTCGAGGCGCAATGGATGCAGAGCGCCGCTTCCGGCCGGGCATCGAGCCGCTTGGGATTGATATCCCCGCCGCAGCGCACGCACACGCCATATTCGCCATCCTCGATCCGGGCGAGCGCGCGCTTTACCGAAACGATCTCCCGCGTCACCAGAAGGGCCTGCGCCTCGAGCGATTGATCATCCTCCATCTCGACCGCTTGCTCTGAGGAATCCGCATTGAGCGGCTCATCCAGATCGCGCTCAAGATGGGAAAAACGCGCTTCCAACTCGGCCAACTGGCTTTCGAGCCGGGTCCGAGAAGCGGTGGTGGAGGCGGCATTGGCGGTATTGGTCATCGGTGCATGGCTCCTGCTGAATCTGTCTGTCGGGAGCCATGCTAGGCGGCCAGCAGCCGATCGGCTTTGATTTAGCGCAAAGCCGCAAAACCGCATCGCTACTGGCAATCGCCGAGCCGATGGCGGGTCCGGCATGTCTTGCAGAGCTTCCCA from Parasphingopyxis sp. CP4 harbors:
- a CDS encoding limonene-1,2-epoxide hydrolase family protein: MADNVAIITDFIAAWSRLDAEELTGYFTETGTYHNMPVGPVSGHAALKQFIAGFIGNWTQTDWDVLTIIGEGDTVIAERLDRTKVGDIEIDLPCCGVFEMEDGKIATWRDYFDMATYTNALGG
- a CDS encoding TraR/DksA family transcriptional regulator; the protein is MTNTANAASTTASRTRLESQLAELEARFSHLERDLDEPLNADSSEQAVEMEDDQSLEAQALLVTREIVSVKRALARIEDGEYGVCVRCGGDINPKRLDARPEAALCIHCASKEG